Proteins found in one Roseinatronobacter sp. S2 genomic segment:
- a CDS encoding TrbI/VirB10 family protein produces the protein MSDPTDLSARLKNLEDDFSKPRNARANSPLLMLGILGAAAAVGAAVYVALNVPKDSTRLATQSAQDFQIGGSAFGDMEVASAPPPPSPHAADTAPQESSELATLLEQLAAMQAELTALREAPASPDDGRESELSDLQAQIHEMQAAADQAQREAQEAARRLDRELSERNREITRLESELQMARLSQPPTRIAGDTRDLEREELERRRAAAEEARLARLNSPMLAIGGRGGSGGAESAQEASRLDDNEEFVRSVGRPAPVERASVIVNPANTVTQGSVIQASLETAIDSSLPGPIRAVVTQDVHSYDGTRILIPRGSRLTGRYSANVSVGQYRAMVAWERIILPDNQTVTISAYGGDAIGRSGVSGRVNRRFGERFGAAALISLLSSGPALASREIENDMARDGATRVSGDLRDATGSVLSEYLSLPPIITINQGGRVTVMVDRDLEVF, from the coding sequence ATGTCGGATCCCACTGATCTCTCGGCCCGGCTCAAGAACCTTGAGGACGACTTTTCCAAACCGCGCAACGCGCGGGCCAACTCACCACTGCTGATGCTAGGCATTCTGGGGGCCGCTGCAGCGGTGGGTGCTGCGGTCTATGTCGCCTTAAATGTGCCGAAGGACAGCACGCGGCTCGCTACCCAGAGCGCGCAGGATTTCCAGATCGGCGGCTCGGCCTTTGGCGATATGGAAGTGGCGAGCGCACCGCCTCCTCCATCGCCGCACGCTGCGGACACTGCGCCGCAAGAGTCCAGCGAGTTGGCCACCTTGTTAGAGCAGCTCGCCGCGATGCAGGCGGAACTGACCGCGCTGCGCGAGGCGCCCGCCTCACCCGATGACGGACGGGAAAGCGAGCTGTCTGATCTGCAGGCCCAGATACATGAGATGCAAGCAGCCGCCGACCAGGCGCAGCGGGAGGCGCAAGAGGCCGCGCGCAGGCTCGATCGCGAGCTCTCGGAACGCAACCGCGAAATTACCCGGCTGGAAAGCGAGTTGCAGATGGCGCGACTCTCGCAACCACCCACCCGGATCGCAGGCGATACCCGCGATCTGGAGCGCGAAGAGTTGGAGCGTCGCCGCGCGGCCGCCGAGGAAGCCCGCCTTGCACGTCTCAATTCGCCCATGCTTGCTATTGGCGGGCGCGGGGGATCGGGCGGAGCGGAGAGCGCGCAGGAGGCAAGCCGTCTCGATGACAATGAAGAGTTCGTGCGCAGCGTCGGGCGCCCGGCCCCTGTCGAGCGCGCCAGCGTCATCGTCAATCCCGCCAATACCGTGACGCAAGGCAGCGTGATCCAGGCTTCGCTGGAGACCGCGATCGATTCGAGCCTTCCGGGGCCCATTCGCGCGGTCGTCACGCAGGATGTGCATTCCTATGACGGCACGCGCATCCTGATCCCGCGCGGGAGCCGTCTTACGGGTCGCTATTCCGCCAATGTCAGCGTTGGGCAATACCGCGCCATGGTCGCCTGGGAGCGCATCATCCTGCCTGACAATCAAACTGTCACGATCTCGGCCTATGGCGGCGATGCGATCGGCCGCTCTGGCGTGTCGGGCCGCGTCAACCGGCGCTTTGGCGAGCGCTTTGGCGCAGCCGCGCTGATCTCGCTTCTCTCCTCGGGTCCGGCGCTCGCGTCGCGCGAGATCGAGAATGACATGGCGCGCGATGGCGCAACCCGCGTCTCGGGCGATCTGCGTGATGCGACCGGCTCTGTGCTCAGCGAGTATCTCAGCCTGCCACCCATCATCACCATAAATCAGGGCGGGCGCGTCACAGTCATGGTCGACCGCGATCTGGAGGTTTTCTGA